The genome window ttaagagccaatttttgtccatcttcaacccctaggcccaaaattgcatggagaaaccatggctagggtttttcaagcttccaagctcgattgtaagtccattctatcccgtttttaatgttttttacgtttttgaaatcctcgtaacaagatttacctatttttatcattgttttgaactagggtttgtgtttaaaaatttacccataaatgatatgcatgtattttaatgttttatggaagaatatgaatgtttggagtgtgatatacaatttgtactaagtaattttcgatgaaaatgcctaaaaggattaatttgtaaaagttataaaatatgtcacaagtgtgtgaataagtgagtattgtgaactgctatagttatgaaaatggtttagctaggcctaaaatgcaaggaaattgaataaaaattattttacgagcctaggggaaaaatcgtaattttgtgaaactttagcggcaaaaacataatttttccaaagtataatttttggactagaatgaatagtgtgaagattatataagttaaatgtattgttataaatcaagaaagacgagaaattgaaattgatcgataaaaagaaaagtgaaaaaaagtgaaaaattcccgaatgaacgtttggaataaaaagggatacgaatgaagtgacagaaatgatcacatgtgtggcacggattgtgtgtaggccactatgtaaaagtgaaagtgatggtcacgtgtgtagtactatgtgcaggctactacgtgtaccggaatgataggtcgcatgtgtagtactatgtgtaggctactatgcgtacctgatagtttcgatcacgtgtgtagtactatgtgcaggctactatgtgaatcgaacatcattgattagtaagatggttgctatgtgctgattccaccggacatcattgattaataaggtggttgctatgtgctgaatctacggagtatctgttattattctgaagtgttcatcaggaaattgactaagtgtaattgaataatgaatataggtgtggaattgaattgagtatcaacttagaaatggaaaagtgaattttgaattgaattgtgattgaaagtgaaaaagtgaaattatgaaagagtacatttagcaataaaacaatttagacagcaacagttgtgtgactttgaaaaatcacaaaaaatggtggagattgaattagaggctgaataatatatgaaatttaagctaaatgagtctattttcacataaaagaaacagagcaagcaaaagagttatatattttgagatatttgaagtttagttagacagagtcagaataAGTTCGGAATCctctgttctgaatttggaaaattgtaaaaaaataattatgggataaattttatatttttagaatactCAGTgaacatattttcaagaaaaacaaacaaaaagaatatccgaattctgtacaatgagataattaatttttagtgaagagaggttagaACTGTCGAGCAGCGAAACAagagaaactttaaagaataaactgtactttttggctaagccaaaaattctgaaaattttatgttaagaagatatatgaatctagatttgggaaaaatttacagatcttaatttggagttcagTACCTccgggtaaaaataatttagtgactgtgacttgaatagacagctttgaatatacatgtgagtgaatagtaaaattgtagttaatgttgtttaagtgtgttatatacattaaggatgtggaatggagaggaagaggaggaaaattggaagaacatatgaatgatttgtgtataattggtcatatgctcgattataatcgataaacgattgaaaagaaatgatgtttataattgtacattattagttatagttaaagttcatgtgagaaaataaagtttcatagtatgtgtatgtggtatacttggcatatgatttggtatgtagcaatgtcagaaatggtttatgaattaactcatattgataagtttgatacataaataaatgtggtgcttatccatgcttataatgcttatactatatgtttatttggctagcatgtttggtgtgtatgcttaggctttggccaagttgtggctggattacgcagcattaaatttataaaattatgcattgagatggtaaatgtctagatggaaatatgcttgtgatcataaaagggtggtaaggtttaaagtttgtaatctttattaaaatggtttatcatgtggttagtcttcaaaaagactagcttgcgactatggttgagtgtaatgtttatatcttgtgtgatatgcataggaaacgggagtggaaaggaaatgaaatactaggttcatgcttgaagtgtaaaatgatgcaaaaaggggacgttaagttaaacgataaatatgtattagtattgaacttaatgaaattgaattgtacgtgaactaaatggaaattgcaaatgatatgatgtaagttaaatgaattattgtggtattgaaatgtatattggattgagaaattgaatttaatcgtgagcatgagaatcgtgaattaaatgaaatggaaatgaagtattgaattgcatgagtatgtattgggtctcagaagcactatttgttacaaatatagtattttgaagttataacgtgaagatttataaaagcatgttaaaaatttgaagagtttaaatttgaatgaaattttataactcggtttaacatgtttataagtttatgtgttctagtaatgcctcgtaccttattccggcgtcgaatacgggtaaggggtgttacaatgtgacatcaccagattcggtcataacatttagaccggatttggggtgttacacaaccaATAGTGAGTCGCGTCGCGATGTCGAGTGGTCTGAGGTCACGACGTGACAAAATGTTTGGTGGTGTCACAACGTGAAGGAAGTGATGTCACAGCATCGACCTTGAGATTTTGAAACTTCGCAATTTGATCCTATTTCATGTTCAAGGTAAcgaaagagctttcgtaagcttgatTAAGGCTCAGATTTAATTGTGTATCATAATATAAATGtgtttatgatatgattgaatgcttgaatgatttatttacagTGAATTTGACGGTAGTTGCTTTGGCAACATATGAGGCATCCTGTAACTCGAACCCAGCGATCGGGTCGGGCGAGAGGTGTTACAACCCCGACCAATCTGGTCCAATTCAAACAACTGTGACTCTAAGTCTCTACACTTTgtacatttggaatttagtcctcatacttttatttttaagaatttaattcctctattttttattttaaaactcactttcaaattatatataacgacgtaatattttaattgaaaagttaactatattaattatatgaacTAATCACTAacattataaaaacataaagacCGAATTATGTTAATAGTTGACGTATAAtgattaaatctcaattttaaacatattagtAGGACCAAAACTGAAAATTAACCAttactgtcgaaaccattttttgaaaacaaaatttagttgtcaacttaaaaaatgaaaattggagttgccaccaatcttttattgaagtgtgattggatcacctaaaaacgattttggtctacgagttttagaaaaacgggttcgggagtcagttacgtacaagGAATGATTAgtaccctcgtaatgcccaaaattggtaccaaattaattatttaatgtcttaaggtcgaatgattgaaaattcaaaaagaaatttaaaaatatgatcttttaaaatcacccaaaaatttaaggaggggtatatttcatattaatcgagaaaaaaaattatatcccgtgagttaggacacaattcCTTTAATCCCGAAATgagaataaacaccaaaaatttatttatttttagaaattttgattatctcggttttagaaAAAGAATCATATCCCGTAAGTTGGAACACGTTCCTTTTCTAATTACAAAgatgagttttttaaaaaaacatgttttttcaaaaaaagggtCGTATATGTggaattatcaaaaaaaaaatcgacaccccgtaagttaggatacgatctTTCCGAATTTTAAAATAcgaagtattttatttttttgaaaaatatgcatTTGGGTCGGAATTGATACGATACTTAAAAtgtcacaaaaaaaattattaaaccgaCCAATGGCTGTAATACGGATGTATTTAATAAATAGTTCATAGCATGTACAACAACAATGATTACATAACAAACATCATTCTAATTCTAATGTTatccaaaagaataaaatgagtAGCAACAACAATAACCAtaacaataaattaatcatataatcaACTAACATGGCAAAAACATCAacggaaatgaaaataaatcagccaatatacaaaatgaaagaaaaaaaactaacataaggtagatttaaaattgaaagtagtaaataaataaataaaatattaaataaaacagtaaaaatgatgaaaatgatgaaaatgataatgataataacaataatattaactGAAATATTAACTGAAATattaaggaaataaaaataagttagtaaaagaaatattaagatttataaaaaatcataataggaaaaaaataatattaactgaAAAATAAGgacaataaacaaattaataggtaaataataaagtaaaattagtCAAAGACCACATtgaaatcagaataaaattgaagcaaaatttgtagtaaatttaaagataaaatcaaaataggATTAATATGTAACGCGCGCGAAGAAACGAGGGCCAAAGGGGCAATAAACCCTTTTTTCGGACACGCGTCACTTCTTCAGGGGATTAGCGCGTCGAGGATTAACTGAAAATCTGGAAAAATATGATGTCCAATTTaaacaataaaggaaaaagtgtgaaaagggctaaattgaaacaGATCGAAAATGGGGAAGGACTTAAAACGAAAATAACCCACTAatagaaaacacgcggatcctaccCAGGTCGGGTCACCGTGCGGGTCAGAGGGGAGTAAGGGCCAAAACGTTATCGTTTTGCCCTTTGAACTTAAAActcaaaacggcgtcattttgatATGGGTATTTAagcccaaaattttttaaaattttcatttcagcctttgtttttaaaaaccttcaaaattttcattcaaattcacTCCCTCTCCCCAAGATCTGGCCATGGCTCCAGCGCCGGACCACCGTGGTGGCCGTCGATCGCCGGCGATGGTGCTGCCGTACATGGTggccgaaaaaatcaaaaacctattttttttgttttttcgaCTCCCAGACTCCAAAAACACCGATTTTCATTGGAATCGGCACGTCCTCCTCACAAAGGtacgatttttattttttattttcggtttttgtttttaaaagaaaataaaaggaaaaaaataataaataagccaaaaaaataaaataatcaccTTTGAGAATGCCCGATATTTGAACTGATTTCTTTCCAATCtcttttgattcattcatgtgtaaaaaaattacataaactCGGGGCCCTTTTTATAGCTCgaaatttcactattttttctacttttacACTGTGTTTGTGTTGGTATTGGACTCTCCTAGTTCATTTTGCAGGCGAACGTGGCGGCACACAAGGAGAGAACGGCGCGTGCGGGGGCTGCCGTTTGGGGGCGATGATTGCTATTTTTTTTGCTTGGGGTTTTTTTGCTGTTAGGTTTAGGTTATTTTGGGCTAAGGTTTGCAATGGGTATTGGGTTGTTTTGGGTATTAGGCTAATGGGTTAATAATTTGGGCCTGAtattgggttttatttattttggtttggttttatttatttttttgtttatgcgAGCCTGGGCcaaaatttgggttttacaaCTGCCCCTCTCTACTCATTATCGTGCAACgagaatgaagcaaagactttaaTAGGGACAAATTTACCCGGTCTTGTCGAGTATTGACTTCTTTCGGTGAGTAACTTCACTTCGACCCACTGTGTCTTCAAGGGTATAGGAGTTGCCatttcgatccactccactgcaacgtcaaggagataggattggtggtttaaatctgcttctctactaccttggaaagataagattcgccatctttgatctgctccactactgcttagggaaaCAAAATTCGTtccctttagctttaatctatttcaTTGTAATGCCAAAGAAATGAGATTCGCTGCCCTTAGCTTTAATCTACCACGATGCCATGGTAATGAGATTCGATGCCCtcagcttcaatctattccactgcaataCCAAGGAAATGGGattggtgtcttcgatctgcttcgctgtcagtacagTAAGGCaaaatctgctatcttcagtctgctccgctgtaaacccagggaggcaaggttgatgtcttcgatctacttcgctgccaatacaggaagacaatatatgctatcttcgatctactttgctgccaatacagaaagacaagatctgctaacTTCGATCTATATTGCTGCCAATATagaaagacaagatctgttaacttcaatctacttcgctgccaatataggaagacaagatctgctatcttcaatctacttcgctgccaatacaggaagacaagatctgttatcttcgatctacttcgctgccaatacaggaagacaagatctgctatcttcgatctacttcactgccaatacaggaagacaagatctgctattttcaacctactccactgctgcttaggaagataagtctagtggcttaaatctgcttccctactaccttgggaagataagattcgccatcttcgatctgcttcattACTGCTTAAGGAGACAGAATCTACAATCCTCAACCTACTACACTGTTGCTCGTGGAGATATgactagtggcttaaatctgcttccctacttccttaagaaaataagatttgtcgtccactacaacttcagtgGTATAGAGTTTAtggtttcaccgatctgttctggGGAACATAACCTGTATAATCCATTTTATGACCTTAATCATGCCTAATGATTAAGATgccatgatcaaaatgaatcaaatgctcctaactggacatgtatgaatgatgtttgcatgaatgaaGAATCTCATTTTTTATAATGATCTTTCTTTatcgcttaggttgtcattgctcgAAGCTTATTAAGGTCTTATCCTTAACGTGCTATAATGCCTTCTTGCTTGGCCGGTAtctaaaaaaaacacttaatcaGATTGCCCCACTATAAACTTCAAAGTTCAACCCATTGGgacacaaaatttgtaccatctttctcccgctgtaacccaagggtagaaaaaaCCTGGTTTTtcctcaatcttctcctatcgcaattcaaggatatagAATGTGGAAGtctttggtcctttacaccatttctagggtgtcataccaaatgcttaTACACAAATGAAGGATTCTTTTCTCTAAGGAAACCCCTTCTTATTACTTGGTGATTGAAGCTTTATCACCAAcatgacatcttgtcattttgttcaatcaatacttttgacaacaaaatccaaagagatagtcctaatttagacttttccttctctgacatttcaacctttaaacttggtgtatTCTAAATAATAGACCCATTTCAGGTTACTGTACTATTTAGAAACTTCcggagtaatatgcaaaacttccattgtgaaagttttattagtccattaatcattattataatgcaacatgcttgcaaaagattATAACACTGGATAAGAATAAGATAgcttaaaatgaataaattatcgagaaggatgtatatataataaaaaaataaaaataaaaaaagaattgatTGAAAACAAAtatcttgaaaagaataaagtattccaagaatagcAAAGAATAAGGAATTCCAGGGACAACAagttcaatataaatagtatgaagactaggtgccccagatatcacaGTTTGAGCTTCTTTgaacaaactttctgaagacatgtgtttaggagatctacagtactctgtcgatgccctaAATGTCGCATACCCCTTTCTTGTtaattcaggcatagcaagatcaccacatgccccaatcaaaattttgagcTACTCTGATCAATTCATGTCCCATCTTGATCAAAAtctgagccgcccttttcgagttttcaactcaattcccctttggtctcaaatcccctttggtctcaaggtgccctttgagggttttcaccttggcctatccttttttttaaggactcaaagcgccctttgcgggttttcaccttgatcCCTTCTCCTTTTAGGTAAAGTAACTCTTGACTGCATCTGAGTTTACAGGGTTtggcaagtttttaccatccatctcattTAAGATTAAAGCTCCTCCGAAAAAGGCCTTCATTATAACATATGGatcttcccaatttggcatccatttccctctaaaatctttttgtataggaaggataTTTTTCAATACTAGGCccccctcgtggaattctcttagacgaacctttttgttgtaggcCTGCATCATTCGCCTTTGATACATCTGACTGTGTTGAATaacttttagcctttttccctctattaagttcaactgatcataccgAGACTGGACCCATTAtgcttcatccaactttagTCCACTGCACCATTTATTTTTGGGCGATACAGtgacgaattatggtgtctgatcTTAAATTGACTGCAGACCTCCGCTATTGagctattgttcaaattcaacgtattgtcagatatgattctctcGGGTATttcatatcgacatatgatctcctttttcaagaacttgctgACTGCTGATTTTGTGACATTAGCATACGAAGCGGCTTCCACCCACTTGGTAAAgtaatcaataaccacaaagatgaaacgatgcccattagaaaCCTTCGGCAATATTGGGCCAATGACATCCATACCTCACATGGAAAAAGgtcatggagaagtcataacatgaagaagCGAAGGAGGCGTATGCATTTTatcaccataaatttggcatttatggcacttcttagCATAACTAATGCAATCTCCTTCGATAGTGGACCAGTagtacccgaatctcataatctgtctagccattgtGAAACCACTGGCATGTGTTCCGCAAATACCCTCATGGACCTCCTCCAAGATTTTTTTGCCTCCATagcgtccacacatcttaatAATACCTGATCCTTCCCTCTTTTATAtaagatctccccatctaagacataatCAATGGCTAGTCTTCTCAGAATCCTCTTATCAGAATACTCACGATTCTTCACGTatcataatatattttgataccaAGTGTCGTTATCCTTTTCTCCTTCCTCAATATTGTAACAATGAGTTGGGGTTTCATAGATGCTTATCCGGATAGGCTTCATGTCCTTTTGGCTGTTTACTTTAATCATGAAGGCTAGAGTAGCCAATGCGTCAGCCATCTGGTTTTCATCTTGTGGAAGATAGCAGAAagtaatgtcatcaaactcttcaatcaattcaagaaccagctttcgataactgattaatttgggatctctcgtttcccattcacctttgagttggtatatcaccaatgctgAATCCCAATATACCTCTAATACTTTGATTTCATGCTCTATAGCCACACGAATGCCCATGATGCATGCCTCATATTCTGCTATGTtgtttgtgcaatcaaaatctaatttgcaagtaaaaggataatgatccCCGTCTGGGGATACTAAGACTTCCCCAATTCCATTGCCCATAGCGTTCGAGGCTCTATCAGAGTTTAGCTTCCAAATGTGACCCACTTGGGAATTTTCTTCAGTGActgccacatacatcaagtcttcattcgggaaatcaaaATTCAAGGGCATGTAATCCTCCAAggctctactagctagaaagTCAACTATTGCACTCTCTTTCacggccttctgacttacatagactatgtcaaattcgGAAAGTAAAATTTGCCATCTGGCCATTCTCCTATTCAAAGCAGTCgcctccatcatatacttttaagggtctaattttgaaatcatCCAAGTCGTATGGTACAACATATACTGCCTCAGTCTCCGAGTCGTCCAGATCAAAGtacaacacaatttctcaataggcgagtatctcatttcacaatcagtgaatttttTACTGAGATACTATAttaccctttttttctttcctgtCGTATCATGTTGGCTTAGAACACATCCCATAGAATTGTCAAACACCGTTAAATATAGTATCAGTGGCCTATTGGGGCTAGGTGGCGATAGTCCTATTTTACCCTGTCAAAAGCTTCCTAGCATTCTTCATCCCACTCACCTGGATTACATTTTTTCAAAAGACGAAATATGGGGTTACGTTTCtcagttagttgtgaaatgaaccgagcaatgtagTTCAACCTCCCTAAGAAACTacgaacttctttctgagtacgtGGCGGAAGTAAATCTCGTATCGCCTTGACCTTAtctgggtcaatctcgattcctTTTTCTTGACTATAAAACCCAACAATTTTCCTAACCTAACTTCGAAAGTGCATTTCGTTGggttaagcttgagctggaactTTCTCAGCCTTAAGAACAAATTTCTCAGGACCTGCACATGTTCCACTTCCGTCctagattttgcaatcatattgTCAACATAAACCTCGATTTCTTTGTGCAACATATCACGGAACAAGgtaccatggctctttgatatgttgccCCAGTATTCTTTAAACCTAACGGTATCACCTTATAGCAAAACGTTCCCCACAA of Gossypium raimondii isolate GPD5lz chromosome 3, ASM2569854v1, whole genome shotgun sequence contains these proteins:
- the LOC105795973 gene encoding uncharacterized protein LOC105795973, with the protein product MDVIGPILPKVSNGHRFIFVVIDYFTKWVEAASYANVTKSAVSKFLKKEIICRYEIPERIISDNTLNLNNSSIAEVLSQILSRAMRVLRGGVLSPTKESSTFALGGI